A DNA window from Chryseobacterium scophthalmum contains the following coding sequences:
- a CDS encoding glycosyltransferase, producing MPKRILFIYYQNLKPGGVARVMINLANELCENGYDISILFLMEGENTFYKINPKIKIHTVDSFGHWGVNKVNPLLDKYLKKFRHRYSLKKYVYDFGQWDVMNEWLKKNHSQFDAIISCWYKLSAQISINKKIASKTFAWEHSNFEVGGKIWGDLLRPKYKNLAGIVCINKASSNYYKTFNPNVYLIPNIIGEPFESIKNIDFQSKESQLIYVGRLDQEKNVGAIINIISEIDLKDFSLKIIGEGSEMENLKKLVEEKRLESKVIFTGRLPINEIKNELLKSKIFLFTSINEAFGMVLLEAIFCGNALISYDCNYGPSDIINQNNGFLIPMNNENKFQENLQTLINRPDLLNELNQSSFQESFNWRKSEALIQWNKIINSISQ from the coding sequence ATGATTAATCTTGCAAATGAACTCTGTGAAAACGGATATGATATAAGTATCTTATTTTTGATGGAAGGAGAAAATACATTTTATAAAATAAATCCCAAGATAAAAATTCATACCGTTGATTCTTTTGGTCATTGGGGAGTGAACAAAGTCAATCCATTATTAGATAAATATTTAAAAAAATTCCGCCACAGATACAGCCTGAAAAAATACGTTTATGATTTCGGACAATGGGATGTGATGAACGAATGGTTGAAAAAAAATCATTCTCAATTTGACGCTATCATTTCATGTTGGTACAAATTATCCGCACAAATCTCTATAAATAAAAAAATTGCATCTAAAACATTTGCTTGGGAGCACTCTAATTTTGAAGTGGGTGGTAAAATTTGGGGAGATTTATTAAGACCCAAATATAAAAACTTAGCCGGAATTGTTTGCATTAACAAAGCTTCGTCTAATTATTACAAAACATTTAATCCTAATGTCTATTTAATTCCGAATATTATAGGCGAACCTTTTGAAAGCATTAAAAATATTGACTTTCAAAGCAAAGAAAGCCAACTAATCTATGTTGGAAGGTTAGATCAAGAAAAAAATGTGGGTGCAATCATTAATATAATTTCTGAAATAGATTTAAAAGATTTTAGCCTTAAAATAATCGGTGAAGGCTCTGAAATGGAGAACTTAAAAAAACTAGTTGAAGAAAAAAGGTTAGAATCAAAAGTTATTTTTACAGGTCGATTGCCAATTAACGAAATCAAAAATGAACTTTTAAAAAGTAAAATTTTTCTATTTACAAGTATAAATGAAGCGTTTGGAATGGTGCTTTTAGAAGCAATATTTTGTGGCAATGCTCTTATTTCTTACGATTGTAATTACGGTCCGTCTGATATTATTAATCAAAACAACGGTTTTTTAATCCCGATGAATAATGAAAATAAATTTCAAGAAAACCTGCAAACCCTTATCAATAGGCCAGATTTATTAAATGAACTCAATCAATCTTCTTTTCAGGAATCTTTCAACTGGCGTAAAAGCGAAGCACTTATTCAATGGAATAAAATCATCAATTCAATTTCTCAATAA
- a CDS encoding serine O-acetyltransferase, translated as MADYSTIQKDFYRESGKWLSTFKILAKCVNPNLHFIYVLRKTQKYSKIPVLGLYWRIVLRHFQIKYGFQIYPETQIGEGFYLGHWGSLVINPKTIIGKNCNIAQGVTIGQQNRGKNEGYPVIGDEVWIGPNAVIVGKINIGKNVLIAPNAFVNFDVPDNSVVSGNPAKIYPNEKATDDYINNRV; from the coding sequence ATGGCAGACTACTCTACTATACAGAAAGATTTCTACCGGGAAAGCGGAAAATGGCTTTCTACTTTCAAAATTTTGGCAAAATGCGTCAATCCCAATTTACATTTTATTTATGTTTTAAGGAAAACTCAAAAGTATAGTAAGATCCCTGTTTTAGGACTTTATTGGAGAATTGTTTTAAGGCATTTCCAAATTAAATATGGTTTTCAGATTTATCCTGAAACTCAAATTGGGGAAGGTTTTTATCTCGGACATTGGGGAAGCTTGGTGATTAACCCAAAAACGATAATAGGGAAAAACTGTAATATTGCTCAAGGTGTAACGATTGGACAGCAAAACAGAGGGAAAAACGAAGGTTATCCCGTTATTGGCGATGAGGTTTGGATCGGTCCAAATGCTGTGATTGTAGGAAAAATAAATATTGGTAAAAATGTTTTGATAGCTCCGAATGCGTTTGTAAATTTTGATGTTCCAGACAATTCGGTGGTTTCTGGTAATCCTGCAAAGATTTATCCAAACGAAAAAGCGACAGACGATTACATCAACAACAGGGTTTAA
- a CDS encoding glycosyltransferase, which translates to MSQKKKILIRIGSLRHGGAEKVLVTFLKNLPQDQYEIDLLLNLYSGKYLSEVPNWINIIYLNKGEMIITNRIQDIPKKAARVIYQNALKKFPTLLYNGKLKGKKYDIEFAAIHGMRDEILNSPLQSSKKIVWIHNDLSQVKEYTETEIKKFFGFDKIMVISEKIEKLFLDLAENEIQKQKIVKIYNPLDTEEIVSKAEQNVINYEFDQKVSTFISVGTVFPQKGFDRLLKVHKKLLEQGFKHKILIVGDGYDFENIKKLKTELNVDETATMLGFTDNPYPYFNKADFYILSSRYEGFPTVLFEAITLKKKIIATEVSGVREMLNNGELGLIVENSEEGIYSGMKKALLDSQDFEKYTDKLKDYEMPFNLENSVQKIVSILDGM; encoded by the coding sequence ATGTCTCAAAAAAAGAAAATCCTTATCCGTATTGGTTCACTTCGTCACGGTGGTGCAGAAAAAGTGTTGGTTACTTTTCTGAAAAATCTCCCGCAGGATCAATATGAAATTGATTTACTTTTAAATTTATATTCCGGAAAATATTTGAGCGAAGTTCCCAATTGGATTAATATCATTTATCTCAATAAAGGTGAAATGATCATCACCAACAGAATTCAGGATATTCCGAAAAAGGCAGCGAGAGTTATTTATCAGAATGCATTGAAAAAGTTTCCTACTCTTCTTTATAATGGAAAATTAAAAGGAAAAAAATACGACATCGAGTTTGCAGCGATTCATGGAATGCGGGATGAAATTCTCAATTCTCCGCTTCAGTCTTCAAAAAAAATAGTCTGGATTCATAATGATCTTTCCCAGGTGAAAGAGTACACCGAAACTGAGATTAAAAAATTCTTCGGTTTTGATAAAATCATGGTCATTTCAGAAAAAATAGAAAAACTTTTTCTTGATTTAGCCGAAAACGAAATCCAGAAACAGAAAATCGTTAAAATCTACAATCCTTTAGACACTGAAGAAATTGTATCTAAAGCAGAGCAAAACGTCATTAATTATGAGTTTGATCAGAAAGTCTCAACCTTTATTTCCGTAGGAACCGTATTTCCGCAAAAAGGTTTTGACAGACTGCTGAAAGTACACAAAAAACTCTTAGAACAAGGTTTTAAGCACAAAATTCTAATTGTTGGTGACGGATATGATTTTGAAAATATCAAAAAGCTGAAAACTGAACTGAATGTTGATGAAACTGCAACGATGTTGGGTTTTACAGACAACCCTTATCCATATTTCAACAAAGCAGATTTTTATATTTTAAGTTCAAGATATGAAGGTTTTCCGACCGTTTTGTTTGAGGCAATTACTTTAAAAAAGAAAATTATTGCAACTGAAGTTTCCGGCGTTAGAGAAATGCTGAATAACGGAGAATTGGGTTTAATTGTTGAAAATTCTGAAGAAGGCATTTATTCCGGAATGAAAAAAGCGCTGTTGGATTCTCAGGATTTTGAAAAATATACCGATAAGCTAAAAGATTACGAAATGCCTTTTAATCTTGAAAACTCTGTGCAGAAAATCGTTTCTATTCTTGACGGAATGTAG